CCTGAGCTCTCAGTATAGAGTTGAGATTGAGACATCGATGCAAACAATCTGTAGCACAACACTTAATATTGAAATAATGAATTATCCCATTAAGTATAATTTTTATTTGTATTTAATTTATCTTAACATTATTATTTTAAGATATATTATCTTATTTCTTTTGTATATATGTACTATTTTATTTTATTTTTATATTTTTTGTCTATTTTACTAATAATGTAATCTTATGGTTTAATTCAATTTTTATTATGAATTATTTTCTAGTATATAATTTATTTTTTATAAATTTATTATAATATCATATGGATCTCTTCCGATCAGTCGATTATGAAGTAGGAATTCTTCAAATGAATCTATTTTAACAATGTTTGTGACAAGATAAGCTCAAGAATCAAGACATGTATGTTGCATAGCGGGGTGTACCCATTCCGAGTGAGTACTGTTAGTCAGCACTACGAGTCATGATAATGTTCCTCGAATGTCGACTGGTCAGGACGGCGGAAGGGGCCAACAGAAGTCACAGCCGCAGCTCCTGCAGCGTTCCCAAGCTGAGATAAGTCGGCAAGATCACGTACACCATCAACGTATGCACGCAGAATTGCAGCGTCGAATGCATCTCCGGCACCTGCAGGATCGGCGACTTCAACATCATACCCAGCGTGTTTGTGTTTCGAGATGAGTACTCCATCCTCAAATTGGGCCGCAATTGATCCGTCTTCGCTGAATGTACAGAAAACCATCGTCGTTCCATCCGGGGAAACTAATTCTTTAAGACCATCGTACGTCGGATCGTATCCTGCTAATTCGAGATCGTCGTTGCTTGCGAAGATTAACGAGCAGTTTGCAGCAATATTTTCGACCAGTTGTGCATATTCGTCTGGATTAGGCCATTGGCTTGGTCGTCCATTGAGATCAAAGGAGATCGCAACGTCATGTTTCTTTGCACGATCAATTGCCTCCAGAACAGCATCTTGGCTTACGGCTGGATGCATTGACGTACCGCTTAGATGAAGCATGGAGATATCCTCAAAGACAGACTTACTGTCGTCTGG
This portion of the Salinarchaeum sp. IM2453 genome encodes:
- a CDS encoding PfkB family carbohydrate kinase, whose protein sequence is MSSNSQSNILVAGDTTADFYPVEPPAVSEGSSLRWFMGGTGANVARSLAIFGRPPYFATKLSNDVFGQAIRTHLTQLDISPGLLTTSEKNTPFIAYTPTQDRQWDAWIANSCFGFALPDDSKSVFEDISMLHLSGTSMHPAVSQDAVLEAIDRAKKHDVAISFDLNGRPSQWPNPDEYAQLVENIAANCSLIFASNDDLELAGYDPTYDGLKELVSPDGTTMVFCTFSEDGSIAAQFEDGVLISKHKHAGYDVEVADPAGAGDAFDAAILRAYVDGVRDLADLSQLGNAAGAAAVTSVGPFRRPDQSTFEEHYHDS